TGATAAAAGCCGACTTAAAGTCTTTTGAACCTGAGTGCAGGGTCAGAGTAAGCCTGAACACGTGACTTACATGGATTGAGCAACACAGAATTAAGGAAACCCAAATCCCAATGTCAGAATTCAGATACGGCAGAGTTTCAATATGTGatttgtgtcatctgcagataaaacttattttcttggtttctcTTCTACCGTATCAAGTCTTTTTGTGATTTCGTGCTGTTTCTGTGCTATGCTAAAATTTATATTGtgacttaattttaaaaagggtTGCATAAAATATTGGTATAAAGTGGCTGAAGCTTAATAACAAGGAGAACATCTCTGCATGCAAAGGAGAAGTACCTAAAGCAACTGAGTGATTCTGCTGTGAGTTCATGTAGGAGTGCAGAGCCACTGAGCTGAACACAGAGTGGGATGCACATGAAAGTGTCTGCATGGGCTCCAGAAGACTCTTGTCCAGGTAATGGACACGTGCATCTCTGATACTCCTGCCATTTGCTGTTCTGGCAGAATGTTTTCACATTCAAAAAATCCATGGTTTTACTGCTACAGCCTTTTGAATAAATTGACTTGTTATGGTGTTGGCCAGCACTTGAAATACAGTGGAGGAGTAGTTGTGCATTTATGAACTGAGATTTAAGGTTGGGTGATGGGGATTCATTTGGTTGCATACACACTAGTTTGAGGGTGTATGCAAAGTTTCTAGTTGGCTGTGCATAAGGATCTACAGTATTCTTCAGTGTCGGTGTCCTTTTGTACCCTGGTAGTTCTGTGTGGGTGGATTTGATGCTAACAGCTGGAAGTGGTGACTGCCTTGGATGGGTAAGGATGCTTCTCTCTAGAAAGCGTTGTATCTGTAAGATGGAGGTAAACACGTCTCAGGTCTTATTGAGGGTCTGTATGTTTTTGTAACAGTAGGTAAAGAAATTGCATCACTTATCTTgtgtttcatgctgttttcagtgtttagGGGCAGCTGGAATTGACAATGTTCAGATTGTTCCTCCAAAAGTGCAAAGTTACAGATAGTGACCGCACTTACCCATTTGGTGTTTACTAACACTTTTATTTATAAACTACCCATTGCAATTCCATCTTTAACGTCATTCATGGCATGAATATCCATCTCAGGAAGTTTGGGTCCAAAGGGGGGTGTGTATAAAAGTGCATATCAGTTCTCACACACTAATATCTCTTTACAAGTCAAACAGTTTGTAAGGTTATTCGAAGGCACAGGAAAGTAGTAACGTTTTCCTTGTACAGAAAGtggagaaaagcaatttcagcaGAAGCAGGTATCACAGCTTGTCTTCCTGTGCATacagtttccttctgttttcaacTGAGGTGGTCGGTGTGGATAACTGGAGTGACTCACATAGTGCTTTTCTGCAGTTGCCAGTTCTGTATGGTCCTCTGTAGAAGGCACAGTCATGAATCCTGGTCAAAGTGGGCTTGTGCCCCCTTATTAAAGTGACACACAGATGCGCTGGATCCTCTTTGGCTTGAAacgttttcttctttttcttttgtgaaagaCAATGATAGTTAAAAGCAAGATCAGAGTGGAGAAAAGACAGCAGGCAAAGAATATTAATGGCTTcttctgagaaacaaacaagcagaagctGCACTGCTTCTCGTTGGACAGGTCACAGACAGAGTAGTCGGCAGGAAAGCCATTATTGCTTATCAGGTTGTTGTAAAATCTTATGGAGGGCTTTCCTTTTGAGTCAGAAGTGAAGAATCCAAATCTGGGCTTAGATTTTTCTTCAGTCAGTTTAAACGCGTAGTAGCCTCTAATCTTGACTTTGTCGATGTAGTACGCTGGGAGGGAACAATAAAAGTGGTGTTAATATTGTTAGTAAAGTTTTGTATGACTTGCAGACTTTCTGGCAATGAGTTAAGTTTCCAAATGGTTATCCACTTAAAGAGTATAACTAGAGTTTGCAGGTCTGAGCTGGTTTAGAGTTGGGAGCTTTCCTCTCTGGTAAAAGTGAGGCCCTGCTCTTGTGAACCCACCTGCGGGACCTATGGAGAGCAAATTCCCAGCTGGGACCTGAGGGTGGTGGTGATGAAATTCCTGCCTTATTCCAGACCCAGCTGCTCAGCCCCTCGACATATGGGACTGTAACCCTGCTGCATGCAAACACTGGGCAAAAAATACTCAAATGAAATCATAAATAACAGTCCTTGGTGTCTCTCGTTCATATGTAAGCAGAAAGCGTGATTGAGGATGTGAGCCAGACTCAGCTAAAACACTGTAAACTAGGGAGATGTTTCCATAATTAGTCTGAGGTATCACACTATCTGAAAATTGAACTGGGACTGGGAACAGCTCTGAGGAATCTATCATAGACTCACCTTTTAAAACCTCTTGTACGTATTTTTCTAAGTAATAAGTCCGTAGCTCATCGTTGTCCAAGGACTGGTCGTCTATTCCGTTTGCCGTGATGTAGATATCTATGTCACCGTAGGTTCTTTTAATCCACTTCAGAACCTTGCGCACTCCCCAGGGCACCACTGCCAGGCGAGATGGGGAGCTCAGGCAGGTGATGTCCTGCAGGAACTGGATGTCACGGTCAAACTCATACTGGCTCCCGTTCTGAGGCTCGTGAATCACAAATCGCGTGGTGAAGTGATTCAGCGCATAGAAGTCAGCTGCACCTTTAATGAGCTTCCTCTCCTCGCTTGTGAAAGATGGCAGTGAAGAGTGTGAGaggccttttttgtttttaaaatggatgTATTCCCTCATTGTAGCCGGATAGTCCCCGGTCTTAAATATGGGGTCTGCAAACCAGCCTATTTCAAACTGAAGGAACCTGTTGGCAGCTTTGGCGTGGGACTCAAAGTAGGGGTTGGCAGGCTCGGCCCAATCTGAGTGCAGGGTCAGGGACACCTTGCCATACTGGAAGGGCCGGTACTGCACATCGTATGTTCTCCAGGCCATGGCATGCGCTATTAGTAAGTTGTGCGCTGCCCGGTACGTgtcactgctgctcctgttgTAGACATCGCTGAGTCGGTTTGGCTCGTTTATTGTAATCCAGAGTTTAACCAAATCGCCAAGTTCCTGGAAGCATAAAGCCGCGTAGTCTTGAAAAGCGAAGGCTGTAGACTGGTTGAGCCACCCTCCTGTCTGCAGCAAAGGGCCCGGCAGGCCCAGGTAGGCGTGCGTTGGGTAGTACAGGGTGACCATAGCCTGGATGTTGAGTTTTAGCACTTCGCTAATCACGCATCTGTAATACCTCAGCACCTGTCTGTTGACCACTGACAGATCTCCATTGGGTAAAATTAGTGACCAGTCAAGTGCAAATCTGTAGTGGGTaaccttcattttttccagGAGGTCAAGTTGCTTTTTAATACTGACAAAGTCCGTACACTGTGCCGGCCGGGTTTTTAGCTTCACTCCTTCCACTTTGTGCAGGAGCCCATCTCCTGTGATGTTCCACAGGTAGAGGTTTGGATCGCAGAACTGGGGTGAGGAAGCCACGGACTCTGcctggggaaaggaaagcagtatGTTAAAATGAGGTCACACCGGTCCCTCCACCAGTATACGTTACGTCTGCTGTCACACAGATAAATGCCCCAGATGGGTTCCCTCTGTGGTCACACAAAGGGCGGTTCTGATggtgctgcagaggcagcaggggATGTAACAGGTGGGCACGGACTgttctggcactgctgccaagGTCAGTCTTGTGCAACCATGGCACAACAGTCCAGCCCCTGTTCTTTCTGGTAGTCCTTTTGTCTGTGCAAATACCTGACACAAACAGCATGTAGTCAATTCCATCTCTGCTATCTTCTACTAGTTAACAAGTTTCTATGTAGAGAAGGATACATTTTGggtgttatttttaatgctttctgtgcAACTTGTAGTATAATATAGTGAAGTTTAAAGTATATATAGATTTAAAGGAAGTGgtcttttcagtgctgtgtattTTACTCAAAATGCTTCACAGAATATATGGAAGCTTTACTGTTTTTCCCTACTTCTGTTGATAAGTAGGATGAATTACAGAGTTCTGTTGGCACGTGGAGGTGgctgatgtttttttcattgGACTGCCTTTCTGTATGTGATGACAAAGAgtatttcagcactgctgtacaCATTGGTCATCCTGTCCACTAAATTCAAAGCTGTAGGAGGTACTGTAAGAAACATCTGGGAGAAAAGATGGTGTGCAGTGCACACTGAGATCCCTGAATGAAAAAGGTCCTGCACCCAGTCCTTTACTCACAAAGTGAACTGATAATTGTTCTGCCTCCAGTggtcatttctgtgttttatctaCTCTTACCTTGAGAACAGACTCTGTGATACCCCAGGAGAAGTCACAGGAAAACTGAGCTTGAACACTTGGTGTGGACTCTCTTGGGAAGAAGCCGTTTTCCTGTATGATTTGTTTGTAATAAAGCGCGGATGACTTGGGAATCCGTTCCTTTTGTTCACTTCTGAAATCCACATAAAACAATCCACGCCGGATTTTGTAGGCGTGTTGCCATTCAAAGCCATCAAGGAGTGACCAGGCTGTGTAACCGAACACATCTATGTTGTCATATTTAATAGCTGCGTAAGAGAAATTGACATTCATCAGCCATGTATTTAGTACTATAGGAAAGTAACAGCTGTGAAAGTTCAGTTTCCATTGCCTCCAAGAACGACAATGACGGCCTGTTGTCATTGCCTTATCTTCCTGCCATCAAGGTATGTGCCCGCACAAAGGTTTTACAGCCAGGCTGCCATCAGTGAAAAGCGATATGCAGTGTATTTGTTTACGTTCATTTTTACTCACTTTTGTGCCCAGATGTTGGACTTTAGCTTTCTGGGCCAGGGACtacatatttcttctgtttgtacAACACTGCCAACAGTGGATCCTGATCAGGGGCTCACGCTTATGCAGtagaaataattaataattaactTAGTTGCCATCACGTCCTTTAAATAAAGATCTAATCATTAAAAAGCTTAACATTTtcctaaaaatatatatatccaaaaaAGTTGTGCACAAACCTTGCAACACCTTATTAATGAAGTTCTTCATCATGTAGATGGCAGTGGTGTCGTCGGTTTTCACGTGGCTGTCGGTGAACCAGCCATTCTCCGCAATGAAGATGCGAGGACTGTCGTATTCCAGTTTAATCCAGTTCAGTACCTCCCTCAAATTGAGCGACAGGTTTTGTCCCAGTTTTGGTAGAGTGTTTGGAGGTTTGAAGTTATCGGGACCGAAGGAAAACGCAAAGAAGTCGGCCGTTCcttttatgtactttttttcaTCCTCGGTGAAGCGTGGCAAAAAAGACTCATTTTTCAGTTCCTCTGGATAATCGCCGTCCCCGTGGATGGGTTTAGCAAACCATCCGAGTACTCTCTCCACAGACTGCTGGCATTTAGAAATGTCCAAAGTGTCTTCCGATCTGTTGGGTTCGATCCAGTGGGATCCCAAGACTATGGACATCAGTCCCTTCTGATACGGATGAAAGTGTTTCTTGTAGTTATGCCAGACTTTTGCATGAGCctggtaaaagaaaaacaaggttgAATTGCTGCTACTTAGGCAATATCACGGAATGGTTAAGGTATAGCAATCACCCTGAAGAGATGCACTGGGCAATAGCTGCTAAAATGCAAGGCCTTTAGGTGGTAGTAATGCTCACATCTCCTGTGTGCCGTTGCTGTGATGCATTAGGGTTGTGGCTTTTTGCCTTTTGATATAGGTCTGAAGGCTGTTAGATGCTCCAGCAGCAACATGAAGTGGCTCTCATAACTAATTTTAGATCAAGCAGCTGTCGACAGTGGGATATCAGTGATCTGCACAGTCCCAGCCAGTTCTTCCTTTGTTGTAAAGCACTGATTGCTGTTAGAATTCAAACTGTGGTTACAATTTTTACATTAATTATATATCTTAGATCATGTCTCCTGTGTCAGTGTTGGCTTTGTGCTACTGATTGACTTTGTGCTATGGGGGCTCCCAGAATCTGCTCAGATCAGACCACATCCCCTCTGTTCTGTTCCCGGGGTGCACTTTCCTTAGTTTGAATTTGCACTAATTGTAACATGTTCCAATTCAGGTATCCTGCGTACAAAATGTGGAGGAAGCTTTaagctgcagctgcaaaatTTGAACCAAAATGCTGTTTCCTAGTGTGAGGATTTTGATCCAGGCTTAcagttcatttcttctttgaagttgcTACAATTACTATTTTCCTGACAGTATAATGAAGCACAGCAGAATAAAGCTTGTTCCTTCTAAGTATCCATTCTGACAGCAGCAACACTTtggttttaaaaggaaatctgGCAGCTGCATGTCGCAGGTTTTATTGCTTATGGCCCATATCAGCACATATCAGCACTCAGGTGATGCCAAACTGCCTTTTCTAGGACAGACGCAAGTTTTGCCAAGTGTGTTAGTAGCAATGAAAACATAccctgcattgcattgcaattCACTTTTTCAGGTCATTATTGCTTTTTAGACAGTTTACCATTGTCACACACCAGAATTACCTTTGAATACCACATTGATTATTTAGTTAAGAGATCACGTAATTAAAAATTGTTATGGTCTGTGCATTAAAACGAATGTATTGGAGATTTAGGAACCGCCAGCAATGTTTGAGTGCTGTGCAGGAGAATAGGAGATGGCAGGTGTCAGAGCAGGATGGAAGGATGACTCTGGATGCTCTGGGGATGGATGTGACAGAGGAGAGGAGCTGACACCTCCCCCTGCTGATGAGTTGTCCAATAACTCAGGGTTTACATTGCTTCTGAAGAACGGCTCCATACACtaagctggaaaacaaatgacTGTTTGCACCCAGAAAAACATGGAGAAACATTATGAAACACTTCTAGTGCTGCGTTAGATTGACATTACAAAGCCAAACAGCATTGCTTACCTTTGACAATAATTTCAGCTGATTTATCTAGAACTGCacagtttggaaaagaaaagaagaaagaaaaaggcctGATGTCAGGTAGGTATTTGGTTAAGCTCAGGAGTGCTGTGGAATGACAGTTTGTGAAATTTTGTGTATCAGTTGTTTATGGTTTCTAAGGTCATGCTTGTAACATTCGTTCAAGGTCTGTCTTTGAAAGTACTGATAAAGCAACGTTAACCTTTGAGATGCAGGTTAAAGGGAGGCCAGCAAAATTGTATGTATGAAGTAAACCGAGAGCTACTAGTTATAATATTATAAAAGGGATTTCTCACCAGTCTTATCAGCAAACCCATGTGGCCAGCGCCATCCCCTCAGTTACCCTCACTCCCAGAGGTCCCTCCAGCCCCATGTGGCTGGTAGGGCCAGCCTTACTCTGGTGTTAGCTTGCACTTGCCTGCCCCTACTGATTTTTTATGTGGTTAGTGAATATTTTTCCCCAGACACAGCACACTAACACCTGTTTAATGAAAGATACGTATTTCTGTTGGTTTGACAAGAAAAACTTTGCTCAGGTCAGCTGTGTTATTCgcacagccaggcagcaggaaggggcATCTGGTAAATCTTAGCAATCTTTAGCTTTGCCAAAAACCAaccaattaaaaatacaatactGACACGTGAAAGAGTATTAGGGAGACGTCGCTTCATATGCAATTTCAGGAAGTTgattagagaaaaataaagttactaCTAAAACACTGTCTGCAGGTGTGAAAGCAGCCGCAGGTACCATTCTACACCAGCAGACCTCTAACGCAAACACCTGCATTTAGCATGAGTTGAGGTAAGATCTGCACATCACAAATTGTGACATCACTGATGTCTCCAAATTCCAAAGGCTGTCtcaatttagaaaaaaaagtgactgaTCAACATAGAAGGCGTCTGCAGTTGTTGTAGATGCAATAACCTTTGCTTGCCAGTAACTCTGTTTTGAGCTGTTAATTGTCTGTGAAGCAGCTGAGCATTCTCAGGTGGAGGACATACTTAATTGCAAACTATCACTGATGGAACCAACTGACTAttagcatttgttttgtaagatgaaacatgaaataaacaTTGACTTGAAAGCTATATCATACATTATGATGACTATTTTGAGTACATCTTGActaatgttctgttttcagttacAGTTTAATCTCTAATCTTTCACTTTCCTTGTTAGATCAAGGACAAATGTCAAGGCTGAGTACACAGTGAAAGCAGGATCAATATTGGGTATTTATTCTAGATACGTATGACATTAATTTCAGCATATTGTCCTGGTGTTAACATAGCAATTATTCCGTAGACTTCAAAGTCACAGGAGTGCTAAGACAGTTAGTATGAACCCTGCAAAAAGGCTGGATAGAATGAGTCAACTTAATAGAAGAAAGACAACAGTGTTGTTCTCCTCATTGAAATATTCTCACACTCCTTCAGACTCTGCTGCTATAAATTATTatctgtatggaaaaaaaagcttattatAGAAATAGCGACACTTTCAGATTGATAAGATTTGTTACAGCAGAGTGGATTTCATAGAATATCTCAACAACAAAGACACAAAACAATGTGGAGTTACTTCAGTGTGCTGAACAGCAAGAGAATCCTTAAAAATCCTAATAAAATGATTCTCTTTGCATTTAGTTGTTTGGGTTTTAAAGAATGGGGAGCTAGAATTGACAGTCTGATGATGAGAGTGTGAAAATCACTCTGGAAGCAGAGCAGGTGTGTGGGGCTTGTTTGGAGAGATTATTTTGGTTCAAGG
This region of Coturnix japonica isolate 7356 chromosome 4, Coturnix japonica 2.1, whole genome shotgun sequence genomic DNA includes:
- the KLB gene encoding beta-klotho, whose product is MRGRQLKRFVAFWTLVFVRIAAGLAGEGRSVWKKDPNSSPVSETQMFLYDTFPTEFLWGVGTGAFQVEGSWRKDKRGPSVWDRFIHTELRDTERANVSSDSYTLLDKDLSALGFLGVTFYQFSISWSRLFPTGVVAAPNEKGLQYYNTLIDSLLYRNIDPVVTLYHWDLPLALQEQYGGWKNESVIDIFNDYATFCFQTFGDRVKYWITIHNPYLVAWHGYGTGIHAPGEKGKITTVYAVGHNLIKAHAKVWHNYKKHFHPYQKGLMSIVLGSHWIEPNRSEDTLDISKCQQSVERVLGWFAKPIHGDGDYPEELKNESFLPRFTEDEKKYIKGTADFFAFSFGPDNFKPPNTLPKLGQNLSLNLREVLNWIKLEYDSPRIFIAENGWFTDSHVKTDDTTAIYMMKNFINKVLQAIKYDNIDVFGYTAWSLLDGFEWQHAYKIRRGLFYVDFRSEQKERIPKSSALYYKQIIQENGFFPRESTPSVQAQFSCDFSWGITESVLKAESVASSPQFCDPNLYLWNITGDGLLHKVEGVKLKTRPAQCTDFVSIKKQLDLLEKMKVTHYRFALDWSLILPNGDLSVVNRQVLRYYRCVISEVLKLNIQAMVTLYYPTHAYLGLPGPLLQTGGWLNQSTAFAFQDYAALCFQELGDLVKLWITINEPNRLSDVYNRSSSDTYRAAHNLLIAHAMAWRTYDVQYRPFQYGKVSLTLHSDWAEPANPYFESHAKAANRFLQFEIGWFADPIFKTGDYPATMREYIHFKNKKGLSHSSLPSFTSEERKLIKGAADFYALNHFTTRFVIHEPQNGSQYEFDRDIQFLQDITCLSSPSRLAVVPWGVRKVLKWIKRTYGDIDIYITANGIDDQSLDNDELRTYYLEKYVQEVLKAYYIDKVKIRGYYAFKLTEEKSKPRFGFFTSDSKGKPSIRFYNNLISNNGFPADYSVCDLSNEKQCSFCLFVSQKKPLIFFACCLFSTLILLLTIIVFHKRKRRKRFKPKRIQRICVSL